The Phalacrocorax aristotelis chromosome 2, bGulAri2.1, whole genome shotgun sequence region GCCTGCTACGACCTCTGCCGCCCCTGCGGACCCACCCCGCTGGCTAACAGCTGCaacgagccctgtgtcaggcagtgcgaGGAGTCCCGCGTCGTCATCCAGCCTCCCGCCGTGCTGGTCACCCTGCCAggacccatcctcagctccttcccccagagcaCCGCCGTCGGCTCCTCCTCATCGGCTGCCGTGGGCAACGTCCTCGGCTCCCAGGGAGTGCCCGTCTCTTCCGGCCGCTTCGGCTACGGCTATGGCTTTGGAGGCCTGGGCTGCTACGGCGGCATAAGGGGCTGCTACCCCTGCTAAGGGCCCTGCCCACCACCCCTGATACCAACAGCACGCACTCTGCAAGCCAGGGCATGGACTGAGGACGCACCTCCGGGCTCTTGCTGCCATGTGGACCTGCCCTCCACGGCTCCTCCTCTCAAGGCACCAAGcaaggaagcagggaaggggccaacccagcctgcctggaCACACGGCCCacgcacctcctcctcctctcccacttccttctttgCATCGCCCCTTCTACTGTCTCCAGTACTGCCCGCTGCAATCACTTTCTCA contains the following coding sequences:
- the LOC142054016 gene encoding feather keratin-like, with amino-acid sequence MACYDLCRPCGPTPLANSCNEPCVRQCEESRVVIQPPAVLVTLPGPILSSFPQSTAVGSSSSAAVGNVLGSQGVPVSSGRFGYGYGFGGLGCYGGIRGCYPC